Proteins encoded together in one Streptomyces umbrinus window:
- a CDS encoding N-6 DNA methylase, which produces MTDTPAPSAGPLVTGSEIARLAGVTRAAVSNWRRRYDDFPTPAGGGANSPLFDLTEVQAWLDRQRKGQDVSVDVQLWQELRGVYGDDMIGGLADVTQLIAEGKAPAELPADVVRLATDLTESSGAAEVVSALAERFTDSVRRAGSDQVTSPRIVRAVRHFVGEVASGATLFDPACGIGTLLLAVGPEHGPTRRGQESDARSARFAQLRADLTGRTGVVVATADSLRDDRWTELSADLVVCDPPVGEPDWGREDLLLDSRWEFGIPSRAEGELAWLQHAYAHTVPGGRVLMVMPASVAYRKAGRRIRAELVRRGILTQVTALPSGTAASHALPIHLWHLRRPLALGDAVTVVRMVDLTAGDPDGSLEPGRDQLADVPLIDLLDDTVDLTPGRHVEESHRDYVVEYQALRRELNEQVRLLAELLPALAAGAGPSSVDGPTVSVADLARAGLVEYGDPEPVSVSDQLDTDYLQGFLRSAANTRRSTSSSGTFRLDGKGARIPQMDITGQRRYGAAFRALQEFEERSRRLAELSRDVASLARDGLGNGALAPDN; this is translated from the coding sequence ATGACGGACACCCCCGCCCCATCGGCCGGCCCGCTGGTCACCGGCTCCGAGATCGCCCGGCTGGCGGGCGTCACCCGCGCCGCTGTCTCGAACTGGCGGCGACGCTACGACGACTTCCCGACGCCGGCCGGTGGCGGTGCCAACAGTCCGCTGTTCGACCTGACCGAGGTACAGGCCTGGCTGGACAGGCAACGCAAAGGGCAGGACGTCTCGGTGGACGTGCAGCTGTGGCAGGAACTGCGCGGAGTCTACGGTGACGACATGATCGGCGGGCTTGCCGACGTCACTCAACTCATTGCCGAGGGGAAGGCGCCCGCGGAGCTACCAGCGGACGTGGTCCGGCTCGCGACGGATCTGACGGAGAGCAGTGGGGCGGCCGAGGTGGTGAGCGCCCTCGCGGAGCGCTTCACCGACTCCGTGCGCCGGGCAGGATCGGACCAGGTCACCTCGCCGCGCATCGTCCGTGCAGTGCGCCATTTCGTCGGCGAAGTGGCGTCCGGCGCGACTCTCTTCGACCCGGCCTGCGGCATCGGCACCTTGCTGCTTGCCGTTGGCCCGGAGCATGGGCCCACACGGCGGGGGCAGGAGTCCGACGCTCGCAGTGCTCGGTTCGCGCAATTGCGGGCCGACCTCACCGGACGGACTGGTGTGGTGGTCGCCACCGCAGACTCGCTGCGCGACGACCGATGGACGGAGCTGAGCGCCGACCTCGTAGTCTGCGATCCGCCGGTCGGCGAGCCCGACTGGGGGCGCGAGGACCTGCTGCTCGACTCACGTTGGGAGTTCGGCATTCCGTCGCGCGCCGAAGGCGAACTCGCCTGGTTGCAGCATGCCTACGCGCACACTGTGCCCGGCGGTCGCGTGCTCATGGTCATGCCCGCCTCGGTTGCCTACCGCAAGGCGGGCCGCCGTATCCGTGCCGAGCTCGTGCGACGGGGCATCCTCACCCAGGTGACCGCCCTTCCGTCAGGTACTGCGGCTTCGCACGCACTCCCGATTCATCTGTGGCACCTGCGCCGCCCGCTAGCCCTGGGCGACGCCGTCACTGTCGTCCGCATGGTCGATCTGACGGCGGGCGACCCCGACGGCTCTCTGGAACCGGGGCGCGACCAGCTGGCGGACGTTCCCCTGATCGATCTGCTCGACGACACTGTCGACCTCACGCCAGGCCGCCACGTTGAGGAGTCCCATCGCGACTACGTTGTTGAATACCAGGCTCTGAGAAGGGAGCTGAACGAGCAGGTGCGGCTGTTGGCCGAGCTGCTGCCGGCGCTGGCAGCGGGTGCCGGCCCCAGTTCCGTGGACGGCCCTACCGTCAGCGTCGCCGACCTCGCCCGCGCCGGGCTCGTCGAGTATGGGGATCCGGAGCCGGTCTCGGTCAGCGACCAGCTTGACACCGACTACCTTCAGGGGTTTCTGCGCAGCGCAGCGAACACGCGACGTTCTACGAGCTCCAGTGGCACCTTTCGCCTCGACGGTAAGGGTGCCCGCATCCCGCAGATGGACATCACTGGTCAACGCCGGTACGGGGCAGCCTTCCGCGCTCTCCAGGAGTTCGAGGAGCGATCGCGAAGGTTGGCGGAGCTGAGCCGGGACGTAGCGAGTCTGGCGAGAGACGGTCTCGGTAACGGGGCGCTCGCACCCGATAACTGA
- a CDS encoding TetR/AcrR family transcriptional regulator, protein MSPRARSIVAAARALLEESGPAALTMRALADHLGIKAPSLYKHFPDKSAVEVELIAQMLSESAAALEEAEAQAPGSIPALAEAYRAYALEHSHLYCLATERPLPRTFLPPGLEDRAAAPLVRACGGDMDLARATWAFAHGMVILEIHGRFPDDADLAGAWKKGTRALHP, encoded by the coding sequence CTGTCGCCACGGGCCCGCTCGATCGTCGCGGCGGCCCGTGCCCTCCTGGAGGAGTCGGGCCCCGCCGCGCTGACGATGCGGGCCCTAGCCGACCACCTGGGCATCAAGGCCCCGTCCCTTTACAAGCACTTCCCCGACAAGTCGGCCGTAGAGGTCGAGCTGATCGCACAGATGCTCTCCGAGTCCGCGGCGGCACTGGAGGAGGCCGAGGCCCAGGCCCCGGGCTCGATCCCGGCCCTGGCCGAGGCGTATCGCGCGTACGCCCTCGAACACTCCCACCTCTACTGCCTGGCCACCGAGCGCCCCCTGCCCCGCACCTTCCTCCCGCCCGGCCTGGAGGACCGCGCGGCCGCGCCCCTGGTCCGGGCCTGCGGTGGCGACATGGACCTGGCCCGGGCGACCTGGGCGTTCGCCCACGGGATGGTGATCCTGGAGATCCACGGCCGATTTCCGGACGACGCCGACCTGGCCGGGGCATGGAAGAAGGGCACGCGGGCGTTGCACCCCTGA
- a CDS encoding MerR family transcriptional regulator, translated as MRIGELAATVGVTTRTVRHYHHLGLLPEPERRSNGYRDYGLRHAVMLARIKRLTELGLGLAEVRDALADDAGRDLAEVLAELDDDLARQEAAIRERRLRLRALLDGSGLTAEGPVSPELAAIFGELTRHREPAMAAKDREMIAFLETVAAPEDRERLLSAMRAAADVPGALERTHEAYAQLDALVDVDPADPRVEQAARALADCLPDEALEGMGLGQLDLEGTDMTGSGSFFRAFLDDFAPAQAAAVRRTIELLVERAR; from the coding sequence ATGCGGATCGGAGAACTCGCCGCCACCGTCGGCGTCACGACGCGGACCGTCCGGCACTACCACCACCTCGGGCTGCTGCCCGAACCCGAGCGGCGCTCCAACGGCTACCGCGACTACGGCCTGCGGCACGCGGTCATGCTCGCCCGGATCAAACGGCTGACCGAGCTGGGGCTCGGTCTCGCCGAGGTGCGGGACGCCCTCGCGGACGACGCGGGGCGCGATCTCGCCGAGGTGCTCGCGGAGCTCGACGACGACCTGGCGCGCCAGGAGGCGGCAATCCGGGAGCGGCGGCTGCGGCTGCGCGCCCTGCTGGACGGGAGCGGATTGACCGCCGAGGGGCCCGTGTCTCCCGAACTGGCCGCGATCTTCGGAGAGTTGACCCGGCACCGGGAACCGGCCATGGCCGCGAAGGACCGCGAGATGATCGCCTTCCTCGAAACGGTCGCCGCCCCGGAGGACCGTGAGCGCCTGCTGTCCGCGATGCGCGCCGCCGCGGACGTGCCCGGCGCCCTGGAGCGGACGCACGAGGCGTACGCCCAACTCGACGCGCTCGTCGACGTCGACCCGGCCGACCCCCGCGTCGAGCAGGCCGCCCGCGCCCTCGCCGACTGCCTGCCCGACGAGGCCCTGGAAGGCATGGGCCTCGGCCAACTCGACCTGGAGGGAACCGACATGACCGGCAGCGGCAGCTTCTTCCGCGCCTTTCTCGACGACTTCGCCCCCGCGCAGGCCGCGGCGGTCCGCCGGACGATCGAACTGCTCGTGGAGCGTGCGCGATGA
- a CDS encoding helix-turn-helix domain-containing protein → MSGRDPVGRREQAVWTRATLGRGGRPLDLLTARFDRHRYAPHAHEEFTIGVCVGGSEFIDYRGGRIETSPGSIVVLAPSETHTGGPAASDGYAYRALYAEVPLLTEGTYGIPHFRDPVLDDPELATALRLTHTELSVCPDPLEAESRIPWLLTALARRHSTARPVCDRIPGADRIAETVRTRLTDELLSPPSLSALAADLDLSRYQLLRAFRTSTGMPPYAWLAQHRVNRARCLLEKGHRPAETAALVGFADQAHLTRWFRRVLGVTPAAYRNSVQDTRR, encoded by the coding sequence GTGAGCGGACGTGATCCGGTGGGTAGGCGCGAGCAGGCCGTCTGGACCCGGGCGACGCTCGGCCGCGGCGGCCGCCCCCTCGACCTCCTCACCGCCCGCTTCGACCGTCACCGCTACGCACCGCACGCTCACGAGGAGTTCACCATCGGAGTCTGCGTCGGCGGCTCCGAGTTCATCGACTACCGAGGCGGCCGCATCGAGACGAGCCCCGGCTCGATAGTCGTTCTCGCGCCCAGCGAGACGCACACCGGCGGCCCGGCGGCATCCGACGGCTACGCCTACCGCGCCCTATACGCGGAGGTCCCCCTGCTCACCGAAGGCACGTACGGCATCCCGCACTTCCGCGACCCCGTCCTCGACGACCCCGAACTGGCCACCGCCCTCCGCCTCACGCACACCGAACTGAGCGTCTGCCCGGACCCGTTGGAGGCGGAGTCCCGCATCCCGTGGCTGCTGACAGCCCTGGCCCGCCGCCACTCCACGGCCCGCCCGGTGTGCGACAGGATCCCGGGGGCGGACCGCATAGCCGAGACGGTCCGCACCCGCCTGACAGACGAACTCCTCTCCCCACCCTCCCTCTCCGCCCTGGCCGCGGACCTGGACCTGTCCCGCTACCAACTGCTCCGAGCCTTCCGTACGAGCACGGGGATGCCCCCGTACGCCTGGCTGGCCCAGCACCGCGTGAACAGGGCCCGCTGCCTGCTGGAGAAGGGCCACCGCCCCGCCGAGACGGCGGCACTGGTGGGCTTCGCGGACCAGGCGCACCTGACGCGCTGGTTCCGCCGAGTACTGGGCGTGACCCCGGCGGCGTACCGCAACAGCGTTCAAGACACCCGCCGCTGA
- a CDS encoding DUF4260 family protein, whose product MSTAAMSTITAPGTAEAADADVTATVPRRRRVLSAARRTAWLLNALFWSAFAVLEAVNHGWLAGLLAAAFFIAPDLTFLVGIGDARGMAKGRLQPRAVPYYNTAHRALVPLALMTLYAFGPVAWAPAFAALCGWLAHISYDRAFGYGLRTKEGFQRD is encoded by the coding sequence ATGAGCACGGCAGCAATGAGTACGATCACCGCGCCCGGCACCGCCGAGGCCGCGGACGCCGACGTCACGGCCACCGTTCCCCGGCGCCGCCGCGTCCTCTCGGCCGCCCGCCGGACCGCCTGGCTGCTGAACGCGCTCTTCTGGTCGGCCTTCGCCGTGCTCGAGGCCGTGAACCACGGCTGGCTCGCGGGACTCCTGGCCGCCGCGTTCTTCATAGCGCCCGACCTGACGTTCCTCGTCGGCATCGGTGATGCGCGGGGGATGGCGAAGGGCCGCCTGCAGCCCCGCGCGGTCCCGTACTACAACACCGCCCACCGCGCCCTGGTCCCACTCGCCCTCATGACGCTCTACGCCTTCGGACCGGTCGCCTGGGCCCCGGCCTTCGCGGCCCTGTGCGGGTGGCTGGCTCACATCTCGTACGATCGCGCCTTCGGCTACGGCCTGCGGACGAAGGAGGGCTTCCAGCGTGACTGA
- a CDS encoding UvrD-helicase domain-containing protein, producing MPQLAFANSFWESYDILEKPVKAGVRKAMQKFQLLTVPELQADKGLHLESVQNAQDARMRTIRINDFWRGVVLAPDDGSDVFLLVNVVRHDDAYTWAAKRLYTTNSATRALEVRNVVAIEQLTPALEKAAAASDSLLFSKYSDTVLRELGIDDQVLRAVRTIVDKVQLNAFETLLPEDQFEVLHFLSEGFSPDEVYRDVVAVRRPIDAGPDPDESLAVAIANTTSRITLVTGPEELADILEKPFTAWRVFLHPSQRRVAYRVSYGGPVQITGGPGTGKTVAALHRVKHLLARSPDTRVLLTTYTNALAASLRENLSLLLDGDEALLGRVDVTTVNAYAHGVVTRLDGKSPSPVNDREERQLWQRVVKKLELPWSEQFLAQEYRHVILAQDLRTPDAYRTALRRGRGSALPSARRNELWSAVELFESMLRTQKATTHLKVCARAADLLAGSAPTHDHVVVDEAQDLHPTQWRVLRGAVAPGSDDLFITGDPHQRIYDSKVSLGSLGISVTGRTHRLRINYRSTEEILVWSTGILSPVSVDDLGGEGSDSLAGYRSLLHGRRPHTDGYGSEQAEVAALVERVDGWIAQGIRPSEIGVCARFNVLLDKAYDKLAAAEVPVVRVRDNPGPTVDGVRLATMHAMKGLEFRCVAVLGVTAGAMPFSREVTPVSVDTLQHDSDLLRERCLLFVACTRSREALAVSWSGTVSSFVPQPK from the coding sequence GTGCCGCAGCTCGCGTTCGCCAACAGCTTCTGGGAGAGCTACGACATCCTGGAGAAGCCCGTCAAGGCCGGCGTACGCAAGGCGATGCAGAAGTTCCAGCTGCTCACCGTGCCCGAACTGCAAGCGGACAAGGGTCTCCACCTGGAGTCCGTACAGAACGCGCAGGACGCACGCATGCGAACCATCCGCATCAACGACTTCTGGCGCGGCGTCGTCCTCGCGCCCGACGACGGCAGTGATGTGTTCCTGCTCGTCAACGTCGTACGGCACGACGACGCGTACACCTGGGCGGCCAAGCGGCTGTACACGACGAACTCCGCGACGCGAGCGCTCGAAGTCCGCAACGTAGTTGCCATCGAGCAGCTGACCCCGGCCCTGGAGAAAGCTGCCGCGGCCTCCGACTCCCTGCTCTTCTCGAAGTACTCGGACACGGTGCTGCGCGAACTCGGCATCGATGACCAGGTGTTGCGCGCGGTGCGGACCATCGTCGACAAGGTGCAGCTCAACGCTTTCGAGACGCTGCTGCCGGAGGACCAGTTCGAGGTACTGCACTTCCTCTCCGAGGGGTTCAGCCCCGACGAGGTGTACCGGGACGTGGTCGCCGTACGCCGCCCGATCGACGCGGGTCCCGACCCGGACGAGAGTCTGGCTGTCGCCATCGCCAACACTACGAGCCGCATCACGTTGGTCACGGGGCCCGAAGAGCTGGCGGATATTCTGGAGAAGCCGTTCACGGCCTGGCGGGTATTCCTCCACCCCTCGCAGCGCCGAGTCGCCTACCGAGTGTCGTATGGCGGCCCGGTCCAGATCACGGGCGGTCCTGGCACGGGCAAGACGGTCGCGGCCCTGCATCGCGTCAAGCATCTCCTCGCGCGCTCGCCCGACACCCGGGTGCTGCTCACCACGTACACGAACGCCCTTGCCGCGTCACTGCGCGAGAACCTGTCCCTGCTCCTGGACGGCGACGAGGCGCTCCTCGGTCGCGTCGACGTGACTACGGTAAACGCCTACGCGCACGGCGTGGTGACCCGTCTCGACGGCAAGTCCCCCTCCCCCGTGAACGACCGGGAGGAACGGCAGTTGTGGCAACGTGTCGTCAAGAAGCTGGAGCTGCCATGGTCGGAGCAGTTCCTCGCTCAGGAGTACCGACACGTCATCCTTGCTCAGGACCTGCGCACCCCCGACGCCTACCGGACCGCCTTGCGGCGCGGTCGCGGGAGCGCTCTGCCGTCCGCTCGACGCAACGAACTATGGTCCGCCGTCGAGCTGTTCGAGTCGATGCTGCGTACTCAGAAAGCCACAACGCATCTGAAGGTGTGCGCGCGAGCGGCGGACCTCCTGGCAGGCTCGGCGCCCACCCACGACCACGTCGTGGTCGACGAGGCCCAGGACCTCCACCCCACCCAGTGGCGCGTCCTGCGCGGTGCAGTGGCACCCGGCAGCGACGACCTGTTCATCACGGGCGACCCTCACCAACGGATCTACGACTCGAAGGTCTCTCTCGGCTCCCTGGGCATCTCGGTGACCGGACGCACCCACCGTCTGCGCATCAACTACCGCTCCACGGAAGAGATCCTCGTCTGGTCGACCGGCATCCTCAGCCCGGTATCGGTCGACGACCTGGGCGGTGAAGGCAGCGACAGCCTCGCCGGATACCGCTCGCTGCTGCACGGCCGAAGGCCCCACACGGACGGGTATGGCTCCGAGCAGGCGGAGGTCGCGGCCCTCGTAGAGCGCGTCGACGGCTGGATAGCCCAGGGCATCCGCCCTTCGGAGATCGGCGTATGTGCCCGTTTCAACGTCCTGCTGGACAAGGCGTACGACAAGCTGGCCGCGGCCGAGGTGCCGGTGGTCCGGGTCAGGGACAACCCGGGGCCGACCGTGGATGGGGTACGGCTCGCCACCATGCACGCGATGAAAGGGCTGGAGTTCCGCTGTGTCGCCGTCCTGGGGGTGACGGCAGGTGCGATGCCGTTCTCTCGTGAGGTGACGCCTGTCTCCGTGGACACGCTGCAGCATGATTCGGATCTGCTGCGGGAGAGGTGCCTGCTGTTCGTGGCTTGCACGCGGTCGCGGGAGGCCTTGGCGGTTTCGTGGAGCGGGACCGTGAGTTCGTTCGTACCGCAGCCGAAGTGA